In the Ruminococcus sp. OA3 genome, one interval contains:
- a CDS encoding IS110 family transposase has product MNAVGIDVSKGKSMFVILRPFGEIVKSPFEIKHSSSDISSLVNLIKSVDGESRVVMEHTGRYYEALAHQLSNAGIFTCAINPKLIKDFDNDSLRKVKSDKADAVKIARYALDKWDNLKPHSVTDEMRNQLKTMNRQFGFYMKHKTAMKNNLIGILDQTFPGVNTFFDSPARSDGSQKWVDFASSYWHADCFRKMSLNAFTEHYQNWCKRKKYNFSKSKAEEIYGLSKELVPILPKDEITKLILKQAIDQLNVVSKTVEEFRSIMYKTVSKLPEFPVVMNMKGVGPSLGPQLMAEIGDVLRFTHKGALTAFAGVDPGVNESSFYAQKSVPTTKRGSSELRKTLFQVMDILIKTKPQEDCVYKFLDKKRAQGKPYYVYMTAGANKFLRIYYGRVKEYLITLQEY; this is encoded by the coding sequence ATGAACGCAGTAGGTATCGATGTTTCTAAAGGCAAAAGTATGTTTGTTATCTTGCGCCCATTCGGTGAGATTGTTAAATCTCCATTTGAAATCAAGCATTCCTCCAGTGACATAAGTTCATTGGTAAATCTGATTAAGTCCGTAGACGGTGAATCTCGTGTTGTAATGGAACATACAGGACGCTATTATGAAGCCTTGGCTCATCAGCTTTCAAATGCCGGTATTTTCACTTGTGCTATAAATCCTAAACTTATCAAAGACTTTGATAATGATAGTCTCAGAAAAGTCAAATCTGACAAAGCGGACGCTGTTAAGATTGCCCGCTATGCCCTTGACAAGTGGGACAACCTCAAACCACATAGTGTTACGGATGAAATGCGCAACCAATTAAAAACTATGAATCGCCAGTTTGGCTTCTACATGAAGCACAAGACGGCAATGAAAAATAATCTCATCGGTATTCTTGACCAAACATTTCCTGGAGTAAACACCTTCTTTGATAGCCCCGCACGTAGTGATGGTAGCCAGAAATGGGTTGATTTTGCATCTTCTTACTGGCATGCGGACTGTTTTCGTAAAATGTCTTTAAATGCCTTCACAGAGCACTATCAGAATTGGTGCAAACGTAAGAAGTATAACTTCAGCAAATCAAAAGCTGAAGAAATCTACGGATTGTCCAAGGAACTTGTTCCTATACTTCCAAAAGATGAGATTACCAAACTTATTCTTAAACAAGCCATTGATCAACTTAACGTTGTTTCTAAAACTGTAGAAGAATTTCGAAGCATCATGTATAAAACAGTATCAAAACTCCCAGAATTTCCTGTCGTTATGAATATGAAAGGTGTAGGTCCATCCCTTGGTCCCCAGCTTATGGCAGAGATAGGAGATGTGTTACGCTTTACTCACAAAGGAGCGCTCACCGCTTTTGCGGGTGTTGATCCCGGTGTAAATGAATCAAGCTTTTATGCACAAAAAAGCGTGCCTACTACCAAACGAGGATCTTCTGAACTTCGTAAAACTCTGTTTCAAGTCATGGATATATTAATAAAAACAAAGCCACAAGAGGATTGTGTTTATAAGTTCTTGGATAAAAAGCGTGCTCAAGGTAAACCCTACTA